A genomic window from Lotus japonicus ecotype B-129 chromosome 1, LjGifu_v1.2 includes:
- the LOC130727941 gene encoding GSH-induced LITAF domain protein — translation MKKNGEEVAVGVPVGGMPPKAVVGDPKAMGIPIQQTIYRDTPAPFNCHFCGNTGLTNVRSKPSLAAFVGCLMPMMLGVCFLCPSMDCLWHKYHYCPECHEKVADFEKSDPCAVMDPPHWTQESYALSG, via the exons atgaaGAAAAACGGGGAAGAGGTAGCGGTGGGAGTGCCGGTGGGAGGGATGCCGCCTAAGGCGGTGGTCGGAGATCCCAAGGCCatgggcatccctatccagcaaaCAATTTACAGGGACACTCCTGCTCCCTTCAACTGCCATTTTTGTGGTAACACCGGTCTCACTAATGTCAG ATCAAAACCCAGTCTGGCAGCATTTGTTGGATGCTTGATGCCAATGATGCTTGGAGTTTGCTTTCTTTGTCCTTCAATGGACTGCCTCTGGCACAAATATCACTACTGTCCAGAATGCCATGAAAAG GTTGCTGATTTTGAGAAATCAGACCCCTGTGCTGTGATGGATCCACCACATTGGACGCAGGAGAGCTATGCTTTGTCTGGATAG